In Acinonyx jubatus isolate Ajub_Pintada_27869175 chromosome B3, VMU_Ajub_asm_v1.0, whole genome shotgun sequence, a genomic segment contains:
- the TTLL13 gene encoding tubulin polyglutamylase TTLL13 gives MEPDTCKTSESEEDYVEEEDSGEECVKEEATIPSNSSQQELPKADYKEFGDGVPLSVVAKKIPKKIIAPTDSDDLEVRRRKRRRKHRPLAINLTNCKYESVRRAAQMCGLKEVGEDEEWTVYWTDCSVSLERVMDMKRFQKINHFPGMTEICRKDLLARNLNRMQKLYPTEYNIFPRTWCLPADYGDFQSYGRQRKTRTYICKPDSGCQGRGIFITRSPREIKPGEHMICQQYISKPFLIDGFKFDMRIYVLITSCDPLRIFMYEEGLARFATMPYAEPNNSNLDDVCMHLTNYAINKHNENFVRDDAAGSKRKLSTLNALLREHGYDPRELWGHIEDIIVKTIISAHSVLRHNYRTCFPHHLSGGTCACFEILGFDILLDHKLKPWLLEVNHSPSFTTDSRLDREVKDALLCDAMTLVNLRGCDKRKVIEEDKRRVKERLFQGHQQPREARREQTELSHAAILDQERHEDSHLGGYRRIYPGPNTDKYAPFFKHNGSLFQETAASKAREECARQQLEEIRLKQEQQETSGSKRRKEGRDQNQGESAGEKSGCRAGLRGLPAYLAYRNRNQEKELLPVHVDTMHPQEIVEEEELERMKALLQRENLIRSLGIIEQLSHMLHPSHRGHRRLHEYRPRFHQDGLGSQELQSVSLVPLVLLRGATKEQGPPHFLHPVRPHELIPRILGPQPSMKAAIPHHSWCHLQPKNFNWIGDRAAIGPSSLSMKASGRHCFPSARVRLSSQGQASRRLEAINRTLAGSVPSSLTPKQGYLLQPERVASSSWTHCTLPSVVDTEHSAPKAPKAPKAQDLALCPASTPLMQHSTP, from the exons ATGGAGCCAGATACCTGTAAGACCAGTGAATCAGAGGAAGACTACGTTGAAGAAGAGGACTCTGGGGAGGAGTGTGTTAAAGAGGAAGCTACCATCCCTTCTAACTCTTCTCAGCAGGAACTTCCAAAGGCTGACTATAAGGAATTTGGGGATGGAGTTCCCTTATCTGTTGTAGccaagaaaattccaaagaaaatcaTAGCCCCAACTGACTCAGATGACTTAGAAgttagaaggagaaagagaaggcgGAAACACAG ACCCCTGGCCATCAACCTGACCAACTGCAAGTATGAGAGCG TGCGTCGGGCAGCTCAAATGTGTGGCctaaaggaggtgggggaggatgaAGAGTGGACTGTGTACTGGACGGACTGCTCTGTCTCACTTGAACGAGTCATGGACATGAAGAGGTTTCAG AAAATCAACCACTTCCCTGGCATGACGGAAATCTGCCGCAAAGATCTGCTGGCTCGGAACCTCAACCGCATGCAGAAACTCTATCCCACGGAGTACAACATCTTCCCCCGCACCTGGTGCCTCCCTGCAGA CTACGGGGACTTCCAGTCCTACGGTCGTCAGCGAAAAACCCGCACTTACATCTGCAAGCCGGACAGCGGCTGTCAGGGACGCGGCATCTTCATCACCCGAAGTCCCCGGGAGATCAAGCCAGGAGAGCACATGATCTGCCAGCAGTACATCTCCAAG CCCTTCCTCATTGACGGCTTCAAGTTCGATATGCGAATCTATGTCCTCATCACATCCTGTGACCCTCTTCGGATTTTCATGTACGAGGAGGGCCTGGCCCGCTTCGCCACGATGCCCTACGCGGAGCCCAACAACAGCAACCTG GATGATGTCTGCATGCATCTGACCAACTATGCCATCAACAAACACAACGAGAACTTTGTCCGAGACGACGCTGCGGGCAGTAAAAG GAAGCTGTCGACGCTCAACGCCTTGCTGCGAGAACACGGCTACGACCCCCGAGAGCTGTGGGGGCACATCGAGGACATCATCGTCAAAACCATCATCTCAGCCCATTCTGTTCTTCGCCACAACTACCGCACCTGTTTCCCCCACCATCTGAGCGGAGGTACATGTGCCTGTTTTGAGATCCTTGGTTTTGACATCTTGCTGGACCACAAGCTGAAACCCTGGCTGCTGGAG GTAAACCACTCCCCGAGCTTCACCACTGACTCCCGCCTTGATCGCGAAGTGAAGGACGCACTTCTCTGTGATGCCATGACCCTTGTCAACCTCCGGGGCTGTGACAAAAGGAAGGTGATAGAGGAGGACAAGCGGCGAGTCAAGGAGCGGCTTTTCCAGGGCCACCAGCAGCCACGAGAAGCCAG GCGAGAACAAACTGAACTGTCACACGCAGCGATACTGGACCAGGAGCGCCATGAGGACTCCCACCTCGGCGGGTACCGGCGGATCTATCCTGGGCCTAACACGGACAAGTACGCACCTTTCTTCAAGCACAACGGCTCCCTCTTCCAGGAGACTGCTGCTTCCAAGGCTAGAGAGGAGTGTGCCAG ACAGCAACTGGAAGAGATCCGCCTTAAGCAGGAACAGCAGGAGACCTCAGGAAGTAAGAGGCGGAAGGAGGGCCGGGACCAGAACCAGGGTGAATCAGCGGGAGAGAAGAGCGGGTGCAGGGCCGGGCTCCGGGGACTTCCCGCCTACTTGGCTTACAGGAACCGGAACCAGGAGAAAGAG CTGCTCCCCGTACACGTGGATACCATGCATCCTCAAGAAATCGTGGAAGAGGAGGAGCTGGAGCGGATGAAGGCCCTGCTACAAAGGGAGAATCTCATCCGAAGCCTCGGTATCATAGAGCAACTCAGCCACATGCTGCACCCCAGCCACCGGGGCCACAGAAGGCTTCACGAGTATCGG CCTAGATTTCACCAGGACGGGCTGGGCAGTCAAGAACTGCAATCTGTGAGTCTGGTCCCACTGGTCCTCCTGAGAGGGGCCACCAAAGAGCAGGGCCCTCCTCACTTCCTGCATCCAGTTCGGCCCCACGAACTGATCCCCAGGATCTTAGGGCCACAGCCAAGCATGAAGGCTGCAATTCCACATCATTCCTGGTGCCATCTACAGCCCAAGAACTTCAACTGGATTGGAGATCGAGCAGCCATCGGCCCCTCTTCGTTGTCAATGAAAGCATCGGGAAGGCACTGTTTTCCCAGTGCCAGAGTCAGGCTCAGTAGCC AAGGCCAAGCCAGCAGAAGGCTAGAAGCCATCAACAGAACCCTGGCAGGATCAGTGCCATCTTCTTTAACCCCAAAGCAGGGCTATCTTCTGCAACCGGAAAGAGTGGCAAGTAGCTCATGGACTCATTGCACCTTGCCCTCGGTGGTAGACACCGAACACAGTGCACCCAAGGCACCCAAGGCACCCAAGGCCCAGGATCTcgctctctgccctgcctctacGCCCCTGATGCAGCACTCCACTCCTTGA
- the GDPGP1 gene encoding GDP-D-glucose phosphorylase 1 isoform X2 codes for MAVPHDSHETSYLLPPNSKDWEGHGIPDFVYGQEELVLEGIQWPRDAPGLPEDSVPPSRFDSVLCSAWRQRVELGLFRYRLGELQTQTLPGAVGFVAQLNVERGAQRRRPQSISSVKQAFDPALFNFNKIRPGEVLFRLLREPDLPGAPQQEDILVMINVSPLEWGHVLLVPEPTRGLPQRLLPGALRAGVEAVLLSSHPGFRVGFNSLGGLASVNHLHLHGYYLAHRLPVEGAPSEPLDPGGHLHLLQAVPVPGFLFYTSRPGPDLEALIGRVCRATDYLTDREIAHNLFVTRGAPPGKTSPSSALTGVRVILWARKSSFGVKEGEAFNVALCELAGHLPVKTSQDFSSLTEAAALALIQDCLLPPAQAEEVQAALVALIAQDEQ; via the coding sequence ATGGCTGTTCCACACGATTCACACGAGACTTCCTATTTGCTGCCTCCAAACAGTAAGGACTGGGAAGGGCATGGCATTCCTGACTTTGTCTACGGGCAGGAGGAGCTGGTGCTGGAAGGGATTCAGTGGCCGAGGGACGCGCCTGGCCTCCCGGAGGACTCCGTACCACCGTCTCGCTTCGACTCTGTGCTCTGCTCTGCCTGGAGGCAGCGGGTGGAGCTGGGGCTGTTCCGCTACCGCCTGGGGGAGCTGCAGACCCAAACCCTCCCCGGTGCCGTGGGTTTTGTGGCTCAGCTGAACGTGGAGCGAGGTGCGCAGAGGAGGCGCCCCCAGAGCATCAGTAGTGTGAAGCAGGCGTTTGACCCTGCACTGTTTAACTTCAACAAGATCCGGCCAGGAGAAGTCCTCTTCCGTCTGCTCCGGGAGCCCGATCTGCCAGGCGCTCCCCAGCAAGAGGACATCCTCGTAATGATCAATGTCAGCCCCTTGGAGTGGGGCCACGTGCTGCTGGTGCCCGAGCCCACCCGTGGGCTTCCCCAGCGCCTGCTGCCCGGTGCGCTGCGGGCCGGGGTCGAGGCTGTGCTGCTGAGCTCACACCCAGGCTTCCGCGTCGGCTTcaacagcctgggtggcttggcctCAGTGAACCACCTCCACCTGCACGGGTATTACCTGGCCCACAGACTGCCTGTGGAGGGAGCACCGAGCGAGCCCCTGGACCCCGGGGGGCATCTGCACCTCCTCCAGGCCGTCCCAGTGCCCGGCTTCCTCTTTTACACTAGCAGGCCGGGGCCTGACTTGGAAGCCTTGATAGGCAGGGTATGTCGGGCCACCGACTATCTGACTGACCGCGAGATCGCCCATAATTTGTTTGTGACCCGGGGGGCCCCACCTGGAAAGACATCACCCTCCTCGGCTCTCACGGGGGTCCGAGTGATTCTGTGGGCCCGGAAGTCCAGTTTTGGGGTAAAGGAAGGCGAGGCGTTCAATGTTGCCCTCTGTGAGCTGGCCGGGCACCTCCCTGTCAAGACGTCCCAGGATTTCAGCAGTCTGACAGAGGCCGCTGCTCTGGCCCTCATTCAGGACTGTCTGCTGCCCCCCGCCCAGGCAGAAGAGGTCCAGGCAGCGCTAGTGGCCTTGATAGCCCAGGACGAGCAGTAA
- the GDPGP1 gene encoding GDP-D-glucose phosphorylase 1 isoform X1 — translation MSGNRYTGCSLQQVSPMAVPHDSHETSYLLPPNSKDWEGHGIPDFVYGQEELVLEGIQWPRDAPGLPEDSVPPSRFDSVLCSAWRQRVELGLFRYRLGELQTQTLPGAVGFVAQLNVERGAQRRRPQSISSVKQAFDPALFNFNKIRPGEVLFRLLREPDLPGAPQQEDILVMINVSPLEWGHVLLVPEPTRGLPQRLLPGALRAGVEAVLLSSHPGFRVGFNSLGGLASVNHLHLHGYYLAHRLPVEGAPSEPLDPGGHLHLLQAVPVPGFLFYTSRPGPDLEALIGRVCRATDYLTDREIAHNLFVTRGAPPGKTSPSSALTGVRVILWARKSSFGVKEGEAFNVALCELAGHLPVKTSQDFSSLTEAAALALIQDCLLPPAQAEEVQAALVALIAQDEQ, via the exons atgtctggAAACAGATACACAGGATGTTCGTTGCAACAG GTCAGCCCCATGGCTGTTCCACACGATTCACACGAGACTTCCTATTTGCTGCCTCCAAACAGTAAGGACTGGGAAGGGCATGGCATTCCTGACTTTGTCTACGGGCAGGAGGAGCTGGTGCTGGAAGGGATTCAGTGGCCGAGGGACGCGCCTGGCCTCCCGGAGGACTCCGTACCACCGTCTCGCTTCGACTCTGTGCTCTGCTCTGCCTGGAGGCAGCGGGTGGAGCTGGGGCTGTTCCGCTACCGCCTGGGGGAGCTGCAGACCCAAACCCTCCCCGGTGCCGTGGGTTTTGTGGCTCAGCTGAACGTGGAGCGAGGTGCGCAGAGGAGGCGCCCCCAGAGCATCAGTAGTGTGAAGCAGGCGTTTGACCCTGCACTGTTTAACTTCAACAAGATCCGGCCAGGAGAAGTCCTCTTCCGTCTGCTCCGGGAGCCCGATCTGCCAGGCGCTCCCCAGCAAGAGGACATCCTCGTAATGATCAATGTCAGCCCCTTGGAGTGGGGCCACGTGCTGCTGGTGCCCGAGCCCACCCGTGGGCTTCCCCAGCGCCTGCTGCCCGGTGCGCTGCGGGCCGGGGTCGAGGCTGTGCTGCTGAGCTCACACCCAGGCTTCCGCGTCGGCTTcaacagcctgggtggcttggcctCAGTGAACCACCTCCACCTGCACGGGTATTACCTGGCCCACAGACTGCCTGTGGAGGGAGCACCGAGCGAGCCCCTGGACCCCGGGGGGCATCTGCACCTCCTCCAGGCCGTCCCAGTGCCCGGCTTCCTCTTTTACACTAGCAGGCCGGGGCCTGACTTGGAAGCCTTGATAGGCAGGGTATGTCGGGCCACCGACTATCTGACTGACCGCGAGATCGCCCATAATTTGTTTGTGACCCGGGGGGCCCCACCTGGAAAGACATCACCCTCCTCGGCTCTCACGGGGGTCCGAGTGATTCTGTGGGCCCGGAAGTCCAGTTTTGGGGTAAAGGAAGGCGAGGCGTTCAATGTTGCCCTCTGTGAGCTGGCCGGGCACCTCCCTGTCAAGACGTCCCAGGATTTCAGCAGTCTGACAGAGGCCGCTGCTCTGGCCCTCATTCAGGACTGTCTGCTGCCCCCCGCCCAGGCAGAAGAGGTCCAGGCAGCGCTAGTGGCCTTGATAGCCCAGGACGAGCAGTAA